The region gcactatagtacccaaccggtcCATATCCGCATACAtatgttatcattattattattattattattattattattattattattattattattattattattattatattaaaaaattaacttaagctataactttcaaactcactcttttttaaaaaaaagtttgggatatattaattaatactctagaaataaataataaataaattaagataaaatcaagaaataaaccacctaaatcctaatcaaatctaaaatttaaatatatattttttttactctaaaaataaatcaaaaataaattaagataaaatcaagaaatatacaatataaatcctaatcaaatctaaaattttaaaatgtatttttttatgagaattaatctgagaatgacacgtgttatttttttcttttccaattagtgaatattctgcatcctagaagattttcttttcctcaatccttttgcttttgattaaggaGAGAAAAAAcaggaatccttgaagcatatgacatcttacaattagttgaagaacaaaatcaatttatgaagaagattgaaacagaaacccaaaatgaagtcttgaagaataaaataccctccttcaccaatttgaaaggactgtggtgaaagaattgtatttagtgtatttgttaatcttggggtggaacccttgtgaaacaaaaaatcaaaggcacatttcagtcaagagaaacaaaaaatggtgtattgccccatatgtgcgcaccccaacaaattatctatatatgtgagaaaaaaacaaaataattctctcacccaaaataatcgtggttacttcaccaataaacttatactaacaatcaatttaaattgaacttaaggaaatatatagagcaaagtaagataagtcacccaattggcatactaaaacatgagtatatgcaaaactaatgagtttgaggaaaacatgaaccaaccttaagaatgggctaaacatactcatgaagatttaatgtgagctcttcatatgctttcatcaatttgactgacatgtgcatcattaaaaaaaaagtaagttgtgcatcattcacatacagtgtaaatagtatgcttatacacacagctcaaacatgaagaataaaaacgggcaaaatttgagaaatgaatataaattcaggctatcctaagtttcgtaaatttctataaattataccaaaatctggtttagaatggtttcacacgcatggatttctacaaactatactaaaatctggtttaaaaaaatacaaaagcggaagaagaacaatagaaaaaacattacatcagaatcaaaacattacgtcttcaacaatgattcgtgAAAGGGtccatgcaaaaatttgtaaacttttggatcaaaacacacaaaatatgtgaaatttaagaatccaggattaaattacgaacaaaggataaactgaaatgacacaaaccatcaatcacaacatgataaactcttcttcacgtaacatcatctcacggcatacctctgtcctgatcgcgacgtgtggcagaggtagaaatagcagctatcaaatctatgcatgtccatggtagctttgtggaccctcagcaccaaatcaactcccttttcttagaattaacattaaataaataataagataaattaagataaaatcaagaaataaacatcctaaatcctaatcaattctaaactttaaaaaggtactaaataaagatcgataaaaactaccaaaatctagcaaatcacaataaaaaactcataaaatcctgaattaaataaaaatatgaaaattcaataaaaataccataaaaattcatttatactctaaaagtaactcaaaaataaaataaaatatttcatgaaattaaaattaaaaataaacaataaataaggatagataaaaactatcaaaatcttgcaaatcacaataaaaactaataaaatcctacattaattaaaaatccgaaaattcaataaaaattaattattatactctataaataaatgtaaaataaaataaaatatttcctgaaagtaaaattaaataaataataagataaaattaagaaataaacaacctaaatcctaatcaaatctaaaatttaaaaaggtactaaataaagatagataaaaactaccaagtctagcaaatcacaataaaaactcataaaatcctgaattaattaaaaatccgaaaatttaagaaaaattaattaatatactctaaaagtaaatctaaaataaaataaagtatttcctggatttaaaataaaataaataataagataaattaaaataaaattaagaaatagacaacctaaatctcaatcaaatctaatattaaaaaatgtattaaataaagatacataaaaactaacaaaatctagcaaatcacaataaaaactcataaaatcccgaattaataaaatattcgaaaatttaataaaaattaatcaatatattctaaaaataaatgaaaataccAAATATCAtcttttaaaatattatcaatcaattattttagaatatataaaattaaaacatatatcaattgaaaattatatcttctaaaataatatcaattaattaggttagaatatataaaattaaaacatatatcaattgaaaattatatcctctaacaaattgacacgtggaataagttttatgagaattaatctagtgctgacacgtcactaagaattaatctggtgctgacacgtcactaaaaactaacaaaatctagcaaatcacaataaaaactcataaaatcccgaattaataaaaaattcgaaaattcaataaaaattaatcaatatattctaaaaataaattaaaagaccaaatcttatcttttaaaataatatcaattaattattttagaatatataaaattaaaacatatatcaattgaaaattatatcttctaaaataataccaattaattaggttagaatatataaaattaaaacatatatcaattgaaaattatatcctgtaacaaattgacacgtggaataatttttatgagaattaatctagtgctgacacgtcactaagaattaatctggtgctgacacgtcactatgaaagttcttcttttctaatatatattaattgatTTGACAAGCAATTAAAGTTTAAATGTGTACACAGAAAAAGCTTATACAGAATTAAAATGTTTAGATGCATTATTATATAAGTACTTTTTTTAGAAAAGCAAAAGGGGAATTCATTAACATAACTACAATCTTAATAAACGATTGTGCCAAACAATAACTAAGGAATCATCCAAAGCCAAAAAACACCTCATAATAAGAGAACTTAGCACAACAATCCAAGCCCAGACAAATTAGAGAGCCATAACAAGTACCAGACAACCACCGAGAGGAGGTCTCTATCGGGGATGCACGACAGGTAGAGAATGACAACAAATCCAAAAAAAGAAACTCAAATTAAAGAGCAGCTTCACATAGCAACAGAAGCAAAAGAGGCAGTGAGGGGCCCCGTCAAATTAGAAACAATAAGAGGCACGCCTAACAAGAGACAAACAGTTAAAACCCCAAAATTCCTAGAACGGACCAAACAAACTAGGTTCAGCAACAGCTTGGAACTGCCTTGCCTCTCTAAATTAGAAGCAAAAGATAGAGAGGCCTATCGTAGGGTGATAGAGAGCTTCCTATATTTTAATATCAAATCCGGTAGTAATTTACATTATTATAGTAATACTTATAGGTAATTGTtgtaaaaagataaaaataagaaaaataaagaattaaaaCTAGTATCATGcttttaaaaagaaataaaaaatcaagAACTCCGTTACTTATAGGTAATTGTtgtaaaaagataaaaataagaaaaataaagaattaaaaCTAGTATCATGcttttaaaaagaaataaaaaatcaagAACTCCGTTCACCTTTTGCCATAatttttacaattaaaaaaGTGTAAGAATTTTTAGTAGTACCGACAGGGATGGTTCAAGTTCAAGTGATACATGTTTGATTCTCTTTAAGTAAGGTCTTGAGTTCGAGTTATATGGGTGGAACAAACTCATGCTAGGAGAGTTAGCCCCACCGTGATATGCATGTTCCCGACTTGAATATGATTGTTTTTTATGGAGGATATACTTGtaagaaaaaaattcatagaaaattaagaaacaaaattaaaaaaaaattaaagacatgaataaaaataaacaagaaaATAAGATGTTAACATGATACATGCACCATAAAACaatgattaaaataaaaatttagaaaTAAAGTGCTATGAAAAGGGGCGGATAAGCTACTTTCAGCAACTTACTGAAATAAGCTGGAAATAACTTAAGAggagtttataattttttttgaaaaaatttcgAAAGGACATAATTACTTATCCAATCTTCGTTCTAAATAagcttaaaaaaatataaaaaaaccatTCTAAACGCCccctaaatttatttatttttttgaaatgtaaatGCACCCTAAATTGAAAGTGAAGATTTAGGATAAATATGTGAAGGATATACTATAATTATTTGAAGATACAAAATTTAGTATTGATGTTGAGCCACCTCTGTATTTTTGTCTTTGACTACTATTATATTTTAGCCtattaaattttagaaaaaaaggtatatatactttttttatcGGAAAATtatcaacagaaaaaaaaaaagacgaaCTAGGGGACGATTAGAGAATCTTTCAACAGAAAAGTCTCTAGCTCGGGAGAAGGGGAAACAATAATCTAAGTACCCACCACGGGAGAAAGATCATCCCGATGAGCAATCCAATCAGCCAAAGAATTACCATCACGGTGAATCCACGACACTCGGGCGACCCTCTATCCAGGAGCTCACGTATTTCTCCCAATACATGCGCATGAACATGAAAACGCGCCCTATCGCCATCGTCCAAAATTGTCACTAGCTTAGAGCAATCCACTTTACAAAGAACTCGACGGTGACCACGATTTCACGCCATAAAGAACCTATCTCTCAAAACTAACGCCTCTTCTAGAAACAGGCTTTCCGCTGATCCATGACTCATAAATCCCACAATCCAAGCTCCGGAACTATCACGAAGTAGCCCGCCACcaccaaaaaaattattgtcCTCCTAGAAGCTCTCATGCGTGTTTAATTTACAAACTCCAACGACGACGACCTCCAATGAGTACATAAAGCTTCCCCATCCACCAAAGCCTCTGGCTGCAAAAATCTAGCGTACTCATCATGATCATGGCATAATCTGTTCCATCTACCTGCACTGGCCAAGCCTTTGCATCCAAGATCATATTATTTCTCCATTTCTACACCCCCAAAGCCCAACAAGGAATTTAGTGGTAATATaacattgatttaaaaaaaaaacaatataaagTTAATGGTTGAATATGTTATTTCTCTTATAAAACGAGTGAGATTTAATCTTAGTCTTTCAATGGAGTAAAGTACAAAAAGACCCTTACAATTAGAGAAATAACATAGTTTCATATTAATATGAGAACGACCATGAATTTCAGCATGTATCTCATATTTCTTGGCATTCATAGTTTAACTAGGTAGTCTGCTTCTTTCCTAACTCTTTGTGGCATTCCTTGAACTTAATATTTTCTTAGGTTGCTTGATATTATGGTATTTTCGTTGTATTTAATGCTTCTAATAGTTTTAACTTGTCAAGACAGGGTACGATCCCGACTTTTTCCAACTGTTGTTACACACCAGTGCTACTGTTGTTTCTCAGCCATTTACTGAAACGAAGAAACAATTTCACCAAAGATTCCTCTTGACCTAGATACTACATGTAACGTTCATCACCATCAAGAAGCGAGACTCAGTTCACACACGTTGGAGAGTGAAGCTTGACCGACCTTCACAATATAAATCCGATTTGACGTTATTTTTAATAGGAAACAACTAAACCTAAATAACTCTTCAGGGGAATTTATCTAAACTCATATTTACCGTATATAATATTGCTAATAAATAATGGTTGGAATGGTGATCATGAGAAATTCAACTTTAATATACTCATACCTTCTTTCACTTTCGCATTATTTTCACgcacattttttttctctcttacttcTTTTCTCATCACATCATTGATAATATCTCTCACTTCTCCCACCTCTATGTTAGGTAAATAAGTATCCTTCTCATTCTTTGTTCTTAGTTTTGGTGGTGACAAGAAACAAAGTTATTAAAGTAAATGATCTTATGTGTTCAAAGTACAAATAGATACAGGTACAaagatcaaacaacaaaatgaaaagaTTTCAACATCAACACAAAGTGTTGAAGTCCATAAgcaaacacttgcataagctTTATCGTCTATCCAACTTGCACAAAGCTCTATCGTCTGTCAAATGTTGCAAAGTCAAAACATCTATTCCTAAAATCAAGAAGTAAGATCTACAGAGTTACATAATCTACAATATGTAAAAAAAGGATATCAAGTATATACAAGGTTGAAGTGTCAATCAAACTTAGAATACTTGGTGTGATGACCGATGAGTCCGTAGAGTACTCATTAAGTTTGGAGAGGCTTGAACAATAATACTTGATCACGAGAGTCCTTAGAATATTAAACAATTTGGAGAGGCTGGATCAAAGAAGAGTTTGGAGGAGTCTCTAGAATATTTGTTATAGAAGAAGTCCTTCTAATATTCATTATAGTGGAAATTTTGGTGGGAGACCAAGGACTGGGAACTAGCATAAAATTTATGTGTGCTCCTCATTGTTTACCTTCTTGCATATTGCTCATCAATAATCCGCTGCGATCTAACTTAAGCTGTCCAACTATTCAGATTTACACAAATACAATTCAACACCTTCTTGTGTTTCTTTGATATTCAATAATTCCTATTTGTTATAAGGTGGAAGTGGAATTGATATAAATTTGATATTGGAAATAAATTTCAAACTAGATTATTAGAGGTCAAATTGTCATTATAAACATTTTAATTTCCAATAAGTTAACCGCAACCAATATCAGGGGGAAAGGGTACCTCAGGGGGGGAATGAAGGAATTGCAAGGTGAAGGACCCAGGTTCTATTCCTGTCgaaagaactaatttactactaattaacaactaacacttgcctataaaaaaaaccccAATCTCAGCCATTGATATTTTAGTCGTCCTTGTCAATAGTGTATTGGTGTGGGTGGCCCATGAAAGTTCGTTTGGTAATATATTGAACAAAGCCCAAAAGCTGTCCATGGCTTTCCATGAAAGCAGTGTGCTGTTTACATCTCAAATTTCAGAGTGGTAGTTTTCGGGTATCATTTTCAAAGTTCAGACATTAACGTTCAAATTCTTATTGATGGGATTAAGAAAAAGTTTGTTTGGTTGTTTTTAAACAAAGCCTATTTTGAGTTAAGTAAGTACACAATAAATAAAGTTATATTCGTTTAAATACTTCCAATTATTTTaacttcatttcaaaaaaagattTAACTTAAATTAATTGAGACTTCACTTATTAATACAAAAAATAACCATGAGTGTGAATTATAACTTAGTTGATACTTGATATCCAAATGTAACTATATATGCGtaccaaaattaaataaatcaaagtgaacttagttaaaatttaaataaatttagttgAAGGCTACTTATTAAGCATGAAAATGTAAAAGAGTGATGTAGCATGATGTACTAATTAATAATGCCACTCATATATTGCATAGTATCAGGTCTTATAAAACGAAatctgataaaaatttaatactatacaatatTTGGTTATATACTATATAACTTATCTTATCATTTAGATTAATATAATTCTATGTTTgtaaaatattgaataatgatagatAGTATAAAAATGATGATGATATTAGTGGGTGggtgaagaagacgataatTGATGGTGGTGAAAGCGGCAACcatagtggtggtggtgactgTGATGGCGGTGATAAAGAGTGGTGGTTGTGCAGTGGCGTTAGAGGTTGAGTGATGATGCCAGTGATGGAAGCGGTGGCAGGAGGTAGTTGTGACGATAGTAGTGGCAGTGGTGGTCGTGGCCGCATGTAGTGGTAGTGATGGTGGCGATGATAGTGGAGGGTGGTGGAGATGGTCGTGGAGGGTAGTCGTGTGAGAGTGGTGGTAGATGGTGTTCGTGGAGAGTATTGTGGTAGTAGCAGTGTTGTAGGGTGGTGGAGACGGCGATGGCAGTAacaacagtggtggtggtggtagtggtgttGGAAGGTCATGGTAATGactgtgatggtggtggtagtggtggacaatggtggtggaggtAGCGTTAATGACAGCTGTAgaagcggtggtggtggcggaggtggaggatggtggtagtagtggtggaagATGGTGGTGGAGGCAGTGGAAGCGAAACTAATGGcgatggtggcggcggtggtggatGGTGATGGTTGTAGTGGTAGAttaagtattttcatgtaacttATGCATTacactcttatcatgccttatcaaTTATCTatatggtggattaaataatctatcattttaacgtataagagTGGATTGATAAATAAAtcaatacaatacaatgttagcaccaaataatgaagtttatattgtattgtataagcttatactatcatacaTAATACAATGTACCTAACAAACGAGACAATCAATTTATCGGGTAACAACGAGACCAAAGGGACTTAATTTTGCTCCATATTAAACTTTTCCATTTCTCTATGTAATAAAGAAGCTAaagaattttataaaaaaaagctAAGGAAGTTTATGAATATAGGGAAATTCAGGTGAATAAAAGAAACACCTATATTTTGTTGGATTTGAATGTTAGAGCATGTGGTTTGGGAAAacattttctgtttttatttcttgtttTCATTTTTCGAAAATGATTTTCGTTTTCAATTTTCTAATATTTAGAAAACGTGTTTGGTttaactttatattttttttgttttttgaaaatgaaaaaaaaaatatgtttagttCAGCTATTTTcaattcaaataatgataatgaaAATAAATGTACTATAATAAGTATCATTGCTTTTATGGGGATTTAACTTGCTTACCACTAAACATCTTGGACTGGGCGGATCAACACAAGCCCGTTGACCCGCCCAGTAAGACTATTGCCTTATGGATAAAGGCATGGGTCCCAGCAGGAAGACGTGAGCCCGGGTTACTTTGTCTTGTTTATATTTAGGGGTATATATATTTGTCTTATTCCGCATTGGgatttgagtcttgcatgtaagacccaaatccatgaatattctagataaggaccactcccactataaaaggggtgtcctcaccttgtactaggTACCTTTTTGATCATTAATGAGATAATTTCCTTATTCATACATCACATATATTCTTTTAGCTTTGCTAGGGTTAATCAAGGATACTTTATAACCATTGTTAGACCTTAGGACAGAACATTGGCGCTATCTGTGGCTCTTATTCAGTGATTGTTCTTCTACTGACGTGAGAGGCAGATCATTTTTGATGGAGACACGTTCTTGTGGTGGGCAAGCACCACACCGTCGTGGTGGTGGCCGTCATAGTGGAGGCAGAAGCCAGGCACACGTGGTCCGACCTGAACTGGAGGGGGAAGCTTCTTCCGATGGAGCCTCGGTGGCAGTACGATCTCACGCCACCACGGTTCCAGAAAATCTGGTACAGCCAGGTGTGGCTGTCAGGTTCGGTTTGGACCTTAAAACGAAGCTTCCCACCCCGGAGACAGATGCTTTGGGTGATCAGCAAGCTGAAACACCTGTACGGGCGCCGGACAATGCATTGGGAGCATCATCTGCTGAATTGAAGCAGGTGTTGGATACTATCCAGGCGGTGCAGCGTCAGAATGAGCACTTACAAGCTCAAGTGGAATATCTTAATCAAATTCGTGATCTGAGGCGTGGCCAGCGTGTGGATGCGGAGGATGTGGTAGATTTTCAACCCTTTGCGCCCATTGTGGCTGTAGTTGAGATTTCAGAGCACTTGCAAACTTTGACATTGGATATGTATGGGGGCGAC is a window of Lotus japonicus ecotype B-129 chromosome 5, LjGifu_v1.2 DNA encoding:
- the LOC130719474 gene encoding uncharacterized protein LOC130719474; amino-acid sequence: METRSCGGQAPHRRGGGRHSGGRSQAHVVRPELEGEASSDGASVAVRSHATTVPENLVQPGVAVRFGLDLKTKLPTPETDALGDQQAETPVRAPDNALGASSAELKQVLDTIQAVQRQNEHLQAQVEYLNQIRDLRRGQRVDAEDVVDFQPFAPIVAVVEISEHLQTLTLDMYGGDTDPIDHLRYFNTKMVIGGATDAVKCSLLPSTFKGVAMTWFIKQPPYSISNFTDLSTKFLTQFSANQTQKATPTDLFNIRQHVDERIKTYMARFSRVSVQLEDASPEVCVAAFKNGLRCGSLNKDLTRRPAKDMMDLRARTHEFILVEQDEQTKKDRDN